The proteins below come from a single Natranaerofaba carboxydovora genomic window:
- a CDS encoding L7Ae/L30e/S12e/Gadd45 family ribosomal protein — protein MAVLDIKKANKRCVGLRETEKAIESEKARKVFIARDAEDKIKKPVENKCKNKGIKFEYVDTMQEIGEACDIYRGASTAAILK, from the coding sequence ATGGCTGTTTTGGACATAAAGAAGGCTAACAAACGTTGTGTCGGGCTTAGAGAAACTGAAAAAGCAATTGAGAGCGAGAAAGCTAGAAAGGTTTTTATAGCCAGAGATGCTGAGGATAAGATTAAAAAACCAGTAGAAAATAAATGTAAAAATAAAGGAATTAAATTTGAGTATGTAGATACAATGCAGGAGATAGGAGAAGCATGTGACATTTATAGAGGGGCTTCAACTGCAGCTATTTTGAAATAG
- the rplD gene encoding 50S ribosomal protein L4, translating to MPKVALYNKEGEEVGDINLVDEIFAAEIKEDVMHDVVNMQLASKRRGTASAKKRGEVRGGGRKPYRQKGTGRARAGTTRSPLWVGGSVIFGPKPRDYSYKLPKKVKRKALKSALSAKLRDGELVVVDSFELDQPKTKEVVGLLENLKVNKKAMLVTKGSDKNVYKSSRNIPGVRSIEADNINVYDILKYDHLILTKDAVNRIEEVFC from the coding sequence ATGCCTAAAGTGGCTCTTTATAATAAAGAAGGCGAAGAAGTCGGAGACATTAACCTTGTCGATGAAATCTTTGCTGCTGAGATAAAAGAAGATGTGATGCACGATGTAGTTAATATGCAGCTTGCATCAAAAAGAAGAGGGACAGCTTCTGCCAAAAAAAGAGGAGAAGTTAGAGGCGGAGGCCGTAAGCCATACCGTCAAAAAGGTACTGGCAGAGCACGTGCTGGTACAACAAGATCACCTTTATGGGTAGGGGGGTCAGTAATCTTTGGCCCAAAGCCTAGAGATTATTCATATAAGCTGCCCAAAAAAGTTAAGAGAAAAGCATTAAAGTCTGCTTTAAGTGCTAAACTTAGAGACGGGGAACTTGTAGTAGTAGACAGCTTTGAACTAGATCAGCCAAAAACTAAAGAGGTAGTAGGTCTACTAGAAAATCTAAAGGTTAACAAAAAGGCAATGCTTGTAACAAAAGGTTCTGACAAAAATGTATATAAATCCTCAAGGAATATACCTGGAGTTAGATCAATAGAAGCAGACAATATTAATGTCTATGACATTTTAAAGTATGATCACTTAATTTTAACTAAAGATGCAGTTAACCGTATCGAGGAGGTGTTTTGCTAA
- the rplW gene encoding 50S ribosomal protein L23 yields MDPRDVIIRPWITEKSTEEIEDNKYTFVVDKKANKTQIKQAVEKLFEADVKKVRTMNMTGKPKRLGRYEGRRPDWKKAIVVLKEDSKPIKIFE; encoded by the coding sequence ATGGATCCTCGAGATGTAATTATAAGACCTTGGATTACTGAGAAAAGTACTGAGGAGATTGAAGACAACAAATATACTTTTGTAGTTGACAAGAAAGCTAATAAAACACAGATAAAACAGGCCGTTGAGAAATTGTTCGAGGCTGATGTCAAAAAGGTAAGAACAATGAATATGACAGGAAAGCCAAAGCGCCTTGGTAGGTATGAAGGTAGAAGGCCAGATTGGAAAAAAGCAATTGTAGTTCTAAAAGAAGACTCTAAACCAATTAAGATATTTGAATAG
- the rpsJ gene encoding 30S ribosomal protein S10, whose amino-acid sequence MAKQKIRIRLKAFDHVVLDQSSEKIVETAKRTGANVSGPVPLPTDKSVYTVIRAPHKFKDSREQFEMRTHKRLVDILDPTSKTVDALMRLDLPSGVDIEIKL is encoded by the coding sequence ATGGCCAAACAAAAGATTCGAATTAGGCTTAAAGCTTTTGATCATGTGGTTTTAGATCAATCTTCAGAAAAGATTGTAGAGACTGCTAAGAGAACTGGAGCCAACGTAAGTGGCCCCGTACCGCTGCCAACTGACAAAAGTGTGTATACTGTTATTCGAGCACCCCATAAATTTAAGGATTCTAGAGAACAATTTGAGATGAGAACGCACAAAAGATTGGTAGATATATTAGATCCCACATCAAAAACTGTTGATGCACTAATGAGATTAGACCTTCCATCTGGTGTGGATATCGAAATCAAACTGTAA
- the rplC gene encoding 50S ribosomal protein L3, translating into MKKAIMGEKLGMTQIFKEDGELVSVTVIQAGPCPVVQKKTEEYDGYKAVQLGYKKTKNHRVNKPTKGHFDKAGVDYMKHLAEFRLEDADEYEIGQELKVDQFKAGDIVDVTGTSKSKGYQGTVKRFGQSTGPKTHGSRHYRKPGSIGAMGDFRVYKNQKMPGRMGGDTVTVQNLEIVDIDPEKNVILVKGALPGPKRSLVKIVDGVKAETS; encoded by the coding sequence ATGAAGAAGGCAATTATGGGTGAGAAGCTTGGGATGACCCAAATATTCAAAGAGGACGGAGAACTAGTTTCGGTAACAGTTATTCAAGCGGGTCCATGCCCGGTAGTTCAGAAGAAAACTGAAGAATATGATGGCTATAAAGCTGTTCAGCTTGGATATAAAAAAACCAAAAATCATAGAGTGAACAAACCAACTAAGGGACATTTCGATAAAGCAGGTGTGGACTATATGAAGCACTTGGCTGAGTTTAGGCTAGAAGATGCAGATGAATATGAAATAGGGCAAGAGCTTAAAGTAGATCAATTTAAAGCAGGGGATATAGTCGATGTTACAGGAACTTCAAAGAGTAAGGGCTATCAAGGAACTGTGAAAAGATTTGGACAGTCAACAGGACCCAAGACACATGGTTCAAGACACTATAGAAAACCTGGCTCTATAGGAGCAATGGGTGATTTTAGAGTTTATAAGAATCAAAAAATGCCAGGAAGAATGGGCGGCGACACAGTTACCGTACAAAATCTAGAAATAGTAGACATTGACCCAGAAAAGAATGTAATACTAGTTAAAGGTGCCCTGCCTGGACCAAAAAGAAGCCTGGTAAAAATAGTTGACGGCGTTAAAGCAGAAACATCATAA
- the rpsS gene encoding 30S ribosomal protein S19, with amino-acid sequence MGRSLKKGPFIDDHLLKKVRKMQKEKKKQVIKTWSRRSIILPEMVGFTIAVHDGRKHVPIYISEDMVGHKLGEFAPTRTFRGHGDHTERSTALK; translated from the coding sequence ATGGGTCGCTCCTTAAAAAAAGGTCCTTTTATAGATGACCATTTGCTAAAAAAAGTTAGGAAAATGCAGAAGGAGAAAAAGAAACAGGTTATTAAAACCTGGTCAAGACGTTCGATTATTTTGCCCGAAATGGTAGGGTTTACAATAGCTGTCCATGATGGCAGAAAACACGTGCCTATATATATATCTGAAGATATGGTAGGCCATAAGCTAGGTGAGTTTGCGCCAACCCGTACTTTCAGGGGACACGGTGACCATACAGAAAGATCCACTGCCCTTAAATAA
- the rpsG gene encoding 30S ribosomal protein S7, with amino-acid sequence MPRKGPVPKREATPDPVFNSRWVSKFINKIMLDGKKSLSQRIFYNAMDRVREKTGEDPLEVFETAIKNVMPVLEVKPRRVGGATYQVPIEVSPDRKQVLAIRWLANYAKERSEKTMEERLAGEIIDAYNEAGGAIKKKEDTHKMADANKAFAHYRW; translated from the coding sequence GTGCCAAGAAAAGGTCCGGTACCAAAAAGAGAAGCTACCCCAGATCCTGTTTTTAATAGTAGGTGGGTATCAAAATTTATTAATAAAATAATGCTTGATGGAAAGAAAAGCCTTTCACAAAGGATCTTTTATAATGCTATGGATAGGGTGAGAGAAAAAACTGGCGAGGACCCACTTGAGGTTTTCGAAACAGCGATTAAAAATGTGATGCCAGTATTAGAAGTTAAACCCAGGCGAGTTGGTGGAGCAACCTACCAGGTGCCAATTGAGGTTAGCCCTGATAGAAAACAAGTACTTGCTATTCGCTGGCTAGCGAATTATGCTAAAGAGCGCAGCGAGAAGACTATGGAAGAAAGGCTTGCAGGTGAGATAATAGATGCATATAATGAAGCTGGTGGAGCTATCAAAAAGAAAGAAGATACACACAAAATGGCAGATGCAAACAAAGCGTTCGCACACTACCGCTGGTAA
- the fusA gene encoding elongation factor G: MGRQFSLKKTRNIGLMAHIDAGKTTVTERILFYSGRVHKLGETHDGAATMDWMDQEQERGITITSAATTCQWRNHRVNIIDTPGHVDFTVEVERSLRVLDGAIGVFCAKGGVEPQSETVWRQADKYGVPRLAFINKMDIVGADFYNVVEMMKERLQANAVPIQLPIGKEDHFTGVIDLVTMKAYAYKDKLGMEREEIDIPEDMQDKAEEYRESLVESVSEVDDELMDKYLEGEEVTEDEIRKALREGCISNDITPVLCGSGYKNKGVQLLIDAVIDYLPSPVDVPPIEGIIPSKDVVEGEEEKDKRISSDDEPFSALAFKIMTDPYVGKLCFFRVYSGTIKSGSYVFNPVKGKKERVGRILQMHANHREERDVVYTGDIAAAVGFKDTATGDTLCDEKNQIILESMQFPEPVISVAIEPKTKADQEKMSTSLYKLSEEDPTFKTYTDEETGQTIISGMGELHLEVITDRLLREFKVEANVGKPQVAYKETIKKPAKAEGKFIRQSGGRGQYGHVYIEIEPRERGEGYQFEDQIVGGVIPKEYIPSVDLGIREALENGVLAGYPIMDVKVRLYDGSYHEVDSSEGAFKIAGSMALKDAVKKADPCLLEPIMKVEVICPEEYMGDVMGDINSRRGQIEGMEDRAGAKVITAYVPLAEMFGYATELRSRTQGRGTYSMEFSHYDELPNSVASELIGQK, from the coding sequence ATGGGCAGACAATTTTCCCTAAAGAAAACACGTAACATCGGTTTGATGGCTCATATAGATGCAGGGAAAACAACTGTTACAGAGAGAATTTTATTTTATTCTGGTAGAGTTCATAAATTAGGTGAGACCCATGATGGTGCTGCTACCATGGATTGGATGGACCAGGAGCAGGAAAGAGGTATTACCATTACCTCTGCGGCTACTACATGTCAATGGCGAAATCATCGAGTGAATATCATTGATACGCCAGGGCACGTTGATTTCACTGTAGAGGTTGAAAGGTCCTTGCGCGTTCTAGACGGTGCTATTGGAGTCTTTTGCGCTAAAGGGGGCGTTGAGCCCCAGTCTGAAACTGTATGGAGACAGGCTGACAAATATGGTGTGCCAAGACTGGCCTTTATAAATAAGATGGATATTGTTGGTGCCGACTTTTACAACGTAGTAGAGATGATGAAAGAACGTCTTCAAGCAAATGCAGTACCGATTCAACTACCCATAGGAAAAGAAGATCATTTCACTGGAGTTATAGACCTGGTTACAATGAAAGCTTACGCTTATAAAGATAAGCTTGGAATGGAAAGAGAAGAAATTGATATTCCAGAAGACATGCAGGATAAAGCTGAAGAATATAGAGAAAGCCTAGTAGAATCAGTTTCAGAAGTTGACGATGAATTGATGGATAAGTATCTAGAAGGTGAAGAAGTTACAGAAGATGAGATCAGAAAAGCCCTAAGAGAAGGGTGCATCTCAAATGATATAACTCCAGTCTTGTGTGGTTCAGGCTATAAAAACAAAGGAGTTCAGCTTTTAATAGATGCAGTTATTGATTACTTGCCTTCCCCGGTGGATGTGCCACCAATTGAAGGTATTATTCCTTCAAAAGATGTAGTAGAAGGTGAAGAGGAAAAGGACAAAAGGATCAGTAGTGATGACGAACCATTTAGCGCTCTTGCTTTTAAGATAATGACAGATCCTTATGTAGGAAAGTTGTGCTTTTTCAGAGTATATTCGGGCACTATTAAATCAGGGTCTTATGTCTTTAATCCAGTCAAAGGTAAAAAAGAAAGAGTTGGCAGGATACTACAGATGCATGCTAACCACAGAGAAGAAAGAGACGTTGTTTACACTGGAGACATCGCAGCGGCTGTAGGATTCAAGGATACTGCCACAGGTGATACTCTTTGCGATGAAAAGAACCAAATTATCCTAGAATCAATGCAGTTCCCTGAGCCTGTTATATCTGTTGCAATTGAACCTAAAACAAAAGCTGACCAAGAGAAAATGTCAACTTCACTGTACAAATTGTCTGAAGAGGACCCAACATTCAAAACTTATACTGACGAGGAAACCGGTCAGACAATCATATCAGGTATGGGAGAGCTACACCTTGAGGTTATCACAGATAGGCTTCTTAGAGAATTTAAAGTAGAAGCAAATGTGGGTAAACCTCAGGTAGCATACAAAGAGACAATCAAAAAACCTGCCAAGGCAGAAGGTAAATTTATCCGCCAGTCTGGTGGTAGAGGACAATATGGTCATGTTTATATCGAAATTGAGCCACGAGAAAGAGGCGAAGGATATCAATTTGAAGATCAAATTGTAGGTGGAGTCATACCAAAAGAGTATATACCTTCTGTAGATCTTGGTATTAGAGAAGCTTTGGAAAATGGTGTTTTAGCTGGATACCCAATAATGGATGTTAAGGTCAGGCTGTATGATGGATCTTACCACGAAGTTGACTCTTCAGAAGGGGCATTCAAAATTGCAGGTTCTATGGCCCTTAAGGATGCAGTAAAAAAAGCTGATCCATGCTTACTAGAACCTATTATGAAAGTTGAAGTTATTTGCCCTGAAGAGTATATGGGGGATGTAATGGGAGATATAAACTCCCGTAGAGGTCAGATCGAAGGAATGGAAGACAGAGCTGGTGCCAAAGTCATTACGGCTTATGTTCCACTTGCTGAAATGTTTGGTTATGCCACTGAACTTAGATCAAGAACTCAAGGAAGAGGAACCTATTCTATGGAATTCTCACATTATGATGAGCTTCCAAATAGTGTTGCATCTGAACTTATAGGCCAAAAATAA
- the rpsL gene encoding 30S ribosomal protein S12 yields MPTINQMVKKGRKKMEKQSNSPALNDCPQRRGVCTRVSTTTPKKPNSALRKIARVRLTNGVEVTAYIPGIGHNLQEHSVVLVRGGRVKDLPGVRYQVVRGSLDTAGVENRGQGRSKYGTKKKE; encoded by the coding sequence ATGCCAACAATAAACCAGATGGTCAAAAAGGGAAGAAAAAAGATGGAAAAGCAGTCTAACTCTCCAGCATTAAATGACTGTCCTCAAAGAAGAGGTGTTTGTACCAGGGTCTCTACAACCACACCCAAAAAACCTAACTCAGCTTTGAGGAAAATAGCAAGGGTTAGACTTACTAACGGTGTAGAAGTAACTGCTTATATCCCTGGAATTGGCCATAATTTGCAGGAACACTCAGTAGTTCTTGTAAGAGGAGGACGTGTTAAGGATCTTCCTGGTGTTAGGTATCAGGTAGTAAGAGGCTCTCTTGATACGGCTGGCGTAGAAAATAGAGGGCAAGGTAGATCAAAATATGGTACTAAGAAAAAAGAATAG
- the rplB gene encoding 50S ribosomal protein L2 — MALKRFKPTSPGRRFMTVVEKPETAKKEPEKSLLEPLKEKAGRNSRGTISVRHQGGGHKRKYRIIDFKRDKEQVPAKVAAIEYDPNRSAYIALLNYLDGEKRYILAPLGLKVGDQVVSGPSADIKPGNAKKLKDIPTGVLIHNVELKPGKGGQLARSAGTACQLAAKEGKYAHVKLPSEEVRLVLLECKATIGQVGNVEHENQSIGKAGRSRWLGRRPTVRGVVMNAVDHPHGGGEGKTPVGRVSPMTPWGQKSKGYKTRRKAKPSDKYIVRSRHKKKK; from the coding sequence ATGGCTTTAAAAAGATTTAAACCCACCTCTCCCGGTAGACGTTTTATGACAGTAGTAGAAAAGCCAGAGACTGCCAAAAAAGAACCGGAAAAGTCTTTACTTGAACCGCTTAAAGAAAAAGCGGGAAGAAATAGTAGAGGCACAATATCTGTAAGGCATCAGGGTGGAGGACATAAAAGAAAATATAGAATTATTGATTTCAAAAGAGATAAAGAACAAGTTCCTGCAAAGGTGGCAGCAATTGAATATGACCCCAATCGTTCTGCATATATTGCACTTCTAAACTATCTTGATGGTGAGAAAAGATATATATTAGCACCGCTAGGATTAAAAGTGGGAGATCAAGTGGTTAGTGGACCGAGTGCTGACATTAAGCCTGGAAATGCCAAGAAACTAAAAGATATTCCTACTGGTGTATTAATTCATAACGTCGAGCTAAAACCTGGAAAAGGTGGACAATTAGCTAGATCAGCTGGTACAGCGTGTCAACTGGCTGCAAAAGAAGGTAAATATGCTCACGTAAAATTACCTTCAGAAGAAGTGAGATTAGTGCTTTTAGAATGTAAAGCTACTATAGGTCAAGTAGGGAATGTAGAACACGAAAACCAAAGCATAGGTAAAGCTGGTAGAAGTCGCTGGCTAGGTAGAAGGCCAACGGTACGCGGGGTAGTAATGAATGCAGTTGACCACCCGCATGGTGGAGGAGAAGGGAAAACTCCAGTTGGACGTGTAAGCCCAATGACACCATGGGGACAAAAATCAAAAGGTTATAAAACCAGAAGAAAAGCAAAGCCTAGTGATAAATACATTGTTCGCAGTCGCCATAAGAAGAAAAAATAA
- the tuf gene encoding elongation factor Tu, producing the protein MAKQKFERTKPHVNIGTIGHVDHGKTTLTAAITKVLSSAGSTEVKAFDEIDRAPEEKERGITISTAHVEYESDNRHYAHVDCPGHADYVKNMITGAAQMDGSVMVVSAADGPMPQTREHILLSRQVGVPYIVVFLNKADMVDDEELLELVEMEVRDLLSEYDFDGDEAPVITGSALQALECGCGSRDCEACGPILELIDAIDEYIPTPERDTDKPFLMPIEDIFSITGRGTVATGRVERGKVNVGDEIEIVGMSDRPKKTVATGVEMFRKQMDYAEAGDNIGALMRGIDKEQVERGQVLAKPGSIKPHTHFKAEVYVLKKEEGGRHTPFFTGYRPQFYFRTTDVTGVVDLPEGVEMVMPGDNVEMEIKLITPIAIEEGLRFAIREGGRTVGAGVVASIIE; encoded by the coding sequence ATGGCGAAGCAAAAATTTGAAAGGACAAAACCGCACGTAAATATAGGTACAATAGGTCACGTAGACCACGGAAAGACGACATTGACGGCAGCGATAACCAAGGTTTTATCATCCGCAGGAAGCACAGAGGTAAAAGCCTTTGATGAGATCGATAGGGCGCCAGAGGAGAAAGAAAGAGGAATAACCATAAGTACAGCTCACGTGGAGTATGAATCAGACAATCGTCACTATGCCCACGTAGACTGTCCAGGTCACGCGGACTATGTAAAGAACATGATCACAGGTGCAGCACAGATGGACGGTTCAGTAATGGTGGTAAGTGCGGCAGACGGTCCGATGCCTCAGACAAGAGAGCATATTCTACTATCCCGTCAGGTAGGGGTACCATATATAGTAGTATTCTTGAACAAGGCAGACATGGTAGATGACGAAGAACTACTAGAACTAGTAGAGATGGAAGTAAGAGACCTACTAAGCGAGTATGACTTTGATGGAGACGAGGCTCCTGTGATAACGGGCTCAGCACTTCAGGCATTAGAATGTGGATGCGGTAGCCGTGACTGTGAAGCATGCGGTCCTATACTAGAACTGATAGATGCAATAGACGAGTATATTCCTACGCCAGAGCGTGACACAGATAAGCCATTCTTGATGCCAATAGAGGATATATTCAGCATAACTGGACGTGGCACAGTGGCTACAGGCAGAGTAGAAAGAGGCAAAGTAAACGTAGGAGATGAGATAGAGATAGTAGGAATGTCAGACCGTCCAAAGAAGACGGTAGCAACTGGAGTAGAGATGTTTAGGAAGCAGATGGACTATGCAGAAGCAGGAGACAACATTGGGGCACTGATGAGAGGTATAGATAAAGAACAAGTAGAGCGTGGTCAGGTATTAGCTAAGCCAGGGAGCATAAAGCCTCATACCCACTTTAAGGCAGAGGTTTATGTCTTGAAGAAAGAAGAGGGAGGTCGTCATACGCCGTTTTTCACGGGTTATCGTCCTCAGTTCTACTTCAGGACGACAGACGTTACCGGAGTAGTAGACCTGCCAGAGGGTGTAGAGATGGTAATGCCTGGAGATAACGTAGAGATGGAGATAAAGCTAATAACTCCAATAGCTATCGAAGAGGGGCTGAGATTTGCTATTCGTGAAGGTGGCCGCACAGTTGGTGCAGGAGTAGTTGCTAGTATTATAGAGTAA